A portion of the Veillonellales bacterium genome contains these proteins:
- a CDS encoding MtnX-like HAD-IB family phosphatase, which produces MDYFFAIDFDGTVAKSDVTDAVLEMFALPKWLEIEQIWQQGMIGSQECLSKQFALIDAPLAEILTFVKDIEIDTTFIEFVRQLQQEEVPFAIISDGFQVFIEYILAQNGLSGLPVIANELRSVNKKLVTTYPYSYARCKAGTCKCHTAKKAAQGLPVYLIGDGRSDFCLASVADFVYAKANLVDYCIQENIPHYVYTDFRDIKENLRRQQIEKNVIA; this is translated from the coding sequence ATGGATTATTTTTTTGCCATTGATTTTGATGGCACAGTTGCCAAATCTGATGTGACTGATGCTGTGCTTGAGATGTTTGCTTTGCCAAAGTGGTTGGAAATTGAACAAATATGGCAGCAAGGAATGATAGGGTCACAAGAATGCTTGAGTAAACAATTCGCCTTAATTGATGCACCTTTAGCGGAAATTTTGACTTTTGTGAAAGATATTGAAATCGACACTACCTTTATTGAATTTGTTCGGCAATTGCAGCAAGAGGAAGTTCCTTTTGCTATCATTAGTGATGGCTTTCAAGTCTTTATTGAGTATATTTTAGCCCAAAATGGTCTATCGGGACTGCCGGTTATTGCAAATGAACTTCGCTCTGTTAATAAAAAACTGGTGACTACCTATCCCTATTCTTATGCGCGTTGTAAGGCAGGAACATGTAAATGCCATACCGCTAAGAAGGCAGCACAAGGCTTACCTGTCTATCTTATCGGCGATGGTCGAAGTGATTTTTGTTTGGCAAGCGTAGCTGATTTTGTTTATGCTAAAGCAAACTTAGTCGATTATTGTATACAAGAAAACATACCTCATTACGTGTACACTGATTTTCGAGATATTAAGGAGAATCTGCGTAGACAGCAGATTGAAAAGAATGTTATTGCATAA
- a CDS encoding EamA family transporter has translation MKHLLILIVLWCCINSTGEILIKLGTRSLITPQNTQEVLLWIGEVIQNPLILFGVAISAIDLLLWIFILKSGDLSVVVPLTSLNYIFAIAVGCIIFHENFTLSRMVGILLICGGAYFVSR, from the coding sequence ATGAAGCACTTGCTGATCCTAATCGTGCTATGGTGTTGCATCAATTCGACTGGCGAGATTTTAATAAAATTGGGTACCCGCTCTCTAATAACGCCGCAAAATACCCAGGAAGTCTTGCTGTGGATAGGTGAAGTCATACAAAATCCCTTAATTTTGTTTGGCGTGGCAATTAGCGCCATTGATCTGTTATTGTGGATTTTTATTCTCAAAAGCGGTGATCTCAGTGTGGTTGTTCCGCTTACCTCGCTTAATTATATATTTGCAATTGCTGTTGGCTGTATTATCTTTCACGAAAACTTTACCCTTTCAAGAATGGTGGGCATTTTACTTATTTGTGGGGGTGCTTACTTTGTTAGCCGTTAA
- a CDS encoding GNAT family N-acetyltransferase → MNNDFLLFQLEPTMLIDAFLYNPPTDFKSCFVALNGKQIPAFATDFDLLLTADESIQNFVHFVSRFLPDEFCNFLFRRRALFIGTTVSEFALFPAEINLQELKPVLLNKMAEEHVKFLIVKDIATEAPFLSAEEIILADKICSSLTAAGFVLIEGQALAYVPINFTSETEFLSRFSKRHRSNFRRKLRKRSDLELQIISTGDLQFCNSDKINSYYRLYENVYKNSRIHFDKLSRTFFAKVLNDDTSGGLVFEYSYQGHCIGYFLCFHRGEYIIDKYMGAEYPAFRENNLYFVSWFDILQYALDHSCKYAIFGWTSPEIKAYLGAHFVFTKHAIYPANPLLRRGLAHLSGVFESDRKALEKIQGKHKTR, encoded by the coding sequence ATGAATAACGACTTTTTATTATTTCAATTAGAACCGACGATGTTAATTGATGCTTTTCTTTATAACCCTCCGACTGATTTTAAAAGTTGCTTTGTTGCACTCAATGGAAAACAAATACCGGCATTTGCTACTGATTTTGACTTGTTATTGACTGCCGACGAATCCATTCAAAATTTTGTTCATTTTGTAAGTCGATTTCTTCCTGACGAGTTTTGCAATTTTTTATTTCGCCGCCGAGCACTGTTTATTGGGACAACCGTGTCGGAATTTGCGTTGTTTCCGGCAGAAATCAACTTGCAAGAACTAAAACCTGTCTTGCTAAATAAAATGGCCGAAGAGCACGTGAAGTTCTTGATTGTAAAAGATATTGCGACAGAAGCCCCTTTTCTGTCGGCTGAAGAAATTATTCTAGCAGATAAAATTTGCAGTTCTTTGACCGCTGCCGGTTTTGTACTCATTGAAGGTCAAGCATTGGCTTATGTTCCAATTAATTTTACCTCGGAAACGGAGTTTCTATCGCGCTTTTCCAAAAGGCATCGTTCTAATTTCCGGCGTAAACTCAGAAAACGCAGCGATCTTGAGTTACAGATAATTTCTACGGGCGATTTGCAGTTCTGTAATTCCGATAAAATTAACTCGTATTATAGGCTTTATGAGAATGTTTATAAAAATAGTAGAATTCATTTTGATAAATTGTCTAGGACTTTTTTTGCAAAAGTGCTAAATGACGACACTTCAGGAGGCTTGGTTTTTGAGTATTCTTATCAAGGACATTGTATCGGGTATTTCTTATGTTTTCATCGCGGCGAGTACATAATTGATAAATACATGGGGGCAGAGTACCCTGCATTTCGCGAAAACAATCTTTATTTTGTTAGCTGGTTTGATATACTGCAGTATGCTCTGGATCATTCTTGTAAATATGCCATCTTTGGATGGACAAGCCCGGAAATTAAAGCTTATCTTGGCGCACATTTTGTCTTTACCAAACATGCGATTTATCCGGCCAACCCCTTATTGCGACGAGGGCTAGCTCATTTATCCGGTGTTTTTGAATCTGATCGTAAAGCGTTAGAAAAAATACAAGGCAAACATAAGACGAGGTGA
- a CDS encoding aminotransferase class III-fold pyridoxal phosphate-dependent enzyme, whose translation MNWKEMNDNQLLEIEAKYCSYGDTVHYIDPAKIFDHCEGSWLFDRADKPYLDMQMWYSAVNFGYRNAEIEAGYKKQMDKLPQLACQYLHKEKIMLSYEIATETEKRFGSKGRIHFNVGGAQAVEDSLKLVRNYTHGKSSMFAFMGGYHGRTIAVSEITSSYRYRRRYGHFGNRANFIPFPYCYRCFYGKQTKTCGYECIKQFEKLFETEYYGILDPKVNEAEFAAFYIEPIQATGGYIIPPKEYFSKLQAILKRHNILLVVDEIQMGFYRTGKLWSAEHFAIDPDVIVFGKALTNGLNPISGMWAKEDMINPKKFPPGSTHSTFASNPLGTAAGLATLEYCKKHNIEHSIAEKGAYLLEQLKKLKSRHNVIGDVDGLGLALRIEMTKTDGFTPDKQLADAIVDEAMKGDIEVDGKDYGLVLDIGGYYKNVFTLAPSLTITYEEIDLFIKLFEKLLKRLGH comes from the coding sequence ATGAATTGGAAAGAAATGAATGACAATCAACTGTTGGAAATTGAGGCAAAATATTGTTCGTATGGAGACACGGTACATTATATTGATCCAGCCAAAATTTTCGATCATTGTGAAGGTTCATGGCTTTTTGACAGAGCAGACAAGCCTTATTTGGATATGCAAATGTGGTATTCGGCAGTAAACTTTGGCTATAGGAATGCCGAAATCGAAGCAGGTTACAAAAAACAAATGGACAAGTTGCCGCAGCTTGCTTGCCAATATCTGCACAAGGAAAAAATTATGCTGTCATATGAAATTGCGACGGAAACGGAAAAACGTTTTGGTTCAAAAGGACGAATACATTTTAATGTCGGTGGCGCGCAGGCAGTAGAAGACAGCCTGAAATTAGTCCGTAATTATACTCATGGTAAATCATCCATGTTTGCTTTTATGGGAGGTTATCATGGTCGGACAATTGCTGTATCGGAAATTACCAGCAGCTATCGTTATCGTCGCCGGTATGGGCATTTTGGCAATCGTGCCAATTTTATTCCTTTTCCGTATTGCTATCGTTGCTTTTATGGCAAACAAACCAAAACGTGTGGTTATGAATGCATTAAGCAGTTTGAAAAATTGTTTGAAACGGAATATTATGGCATCCTTGATCCTAAAGTTAATGAAGCTGAGTTTGCAGCGTTTTATATTGAACCTATTCAAGCGACGGGGGGATATATTATTCCTCCCAAAGAATATTTTAGCAAGCTGCAAGCTATTTTAAAACGGCATAACATTTTACTTGTGGTTGATGAGATTCAGATGGGGTTCTATCGTACCGGGAAGTTGTGGTCAGCCGAGCATTTTGCTATTGATCCTGATGTCATTGTGTTTGGCAAGGCGCTGACGAACGGCTTGAATCCGATTTCTGGCATGTGGGCAAAGGAAGACATGATTAATCCGAAAAAATTCCCACCCGGATCTACTCATTCAACCTTTGCCAGCAATCCATTAGGTACGGCGGCTGGTTTGGCGACACTGGAATACTGCAAAAAACATAACATAGAGCATAGCATTGCTGAGAAGGGGGCCTATTTGTTGGAGCAGCTTAAAAAGTTAAAATCACGTCATAATGTTATTGGCGATGTTGACGGGTTAGGCTTGGCGCTGCGCATTGAAATGACCAAAACCGACGGATTTACTCCGGATAAACAGCTTGCTGACGCTATTGTCGATGAGGCAATGAAGGGCGATATTGAAGTAGATGGCAAAGATTATGGATTGGTGCTTGATATTGGCGGCTACTATAAAAATGTATTTACTTTGGCGCCATCCCTTACAATTACCTATGAAGAAATCGACTTATTCATCAAGTTGTTTGAAAAGCTTCTTAAACGGCTTGGACATTGA
- a CDS encoding arginase family protein — translation MKKVIVHTDDSLQRLTALLTAAQIDLRDLRDELQYFAQKNAIRKCRNRLFSPFSAAGVCRFLGSGDFHHLTLVILEELRTPFSLVVFDNHLDCSYRFPRYACGNWLYHAASLPNCKKILHVGSTEQYGFLRKVLSLNHLLRSGKLRVIPAVPAKNLAAYQAALNLAVNTLKMVNVPVYISIDKDVLTAEEAPGDWDNGIMTLPVLESNLAALADALDLIGVDITGEYSRRSKLTGHSIKRLLSDWDHPALREKMSASEALDCQSRVNLLLLEALKING, via the coding sequence TTGAAAAAAGTTATAGTTCATACGGATGACAGTTTGCAGCGGTTAACAGCCTTGCTGACAGCCGCTCAAATTGACCTACGTGATCTGCGGGATGAATTGCAATATTTCGCCCAAAAGAATGCTATCAGAAAATGCCGTAATCGCCTATTCTCGCCTTTTTCTGCTGCAGGGGTATGCCGCTTTTTAGGGTCAGGCGACTTTCATCATCTTACTTTGGTTATATTGGAGGAGCTTCGCACTCCCTTTTCTCTCGTTGTATTTGATAATCATCTCGATTGTTCTTACCGTTTTCCCCGTTATGCTTGTGGTAATTGGTTGTACCATGCAGCCAGTTTGCCAAATTGCAAAAAAATTCTTCATGTCGGCTCGACCGAGCAATATGGTTTTCTGCGAAAAGTTTTGAGCTTGAATCATTTGTTGCGCTCAGGAAAGTTACGAGTTATTCCGGCGGTGCCTGCTAAGAATTTAGCGGCTTATCAGGCAGCACTTAACTTGGCCGTGAATACATTAAAAATGGTCAATGTGCCTGTTTATATAAGTATCGATAAAGATGTATTAACGGCTGAAGAAGCGCCGGGTGACTGGGATAACGGTATCATGACACTGCCTGTTTTAGAGTCCAACCTTGCCGCTTTAGCTGATGCCCTTGACTTGATTGGAGTTGACATTACTGGTGAATATTCCAGACGAAGTAAACTTACCGGCCACTCGATCAAGCGATTGCTATCAGACTGGGATCATCCGGCTTTGAGGGAAAAAATGTCCGCGAGCGAAGCACTGGATTGTCAAAGCCGCGTTAATTTATTATTGCTGGAAGCTTTGAAAATAAACGGCTAA